TAGAATGTAAACAAGTATTCTGTAAGAACCTCCATCGTCTTATCTACACATGTTACTTATCGACAATAACATACGGAATGCGGTAATCTCTAGCAGTTGTGAATTACCCAAATCCGACAAATTCATCACAAATTCTATTGGCAAACCTGTGCACAAGTGATGTAACTCACAAACTCCCCTGAACGTTGAAATATATAAAAATTCCTATTACTGTTGGAACTTCGTTTTTTTTCATGCAATCGATGAAATTTATGTTTTTCAACAGCTGGAACGTTTATTGAGAAGCCAGCGTGATAGCAAAGTAAGTTAGTAAATACTGTGTACATACGTTTACTGGCCTCATATTGTTAGTGATAGTCTGTTGTTTATTGGATGTTAATGTTGTAGTTTTTTAAAAAACAGTTCTACGAGCTGTTGAAGCTCTTAGACGGCCAAATGCTGTGGTGTCGATGCTTTACAACGCAAATCTCATGGTCACCTCCGCTGGAGGTTGATATAACTAAATCCTCTATCACGCCCTCCCTGCAATGCAGATCACAGCTAGCATCTCACTATCTTTCAACTACTGTCaacaaaatcttatgaacataTTCTATAGCAAGTTCATTCCTCTAAACCAAGGTTTTCATTGGGCCAGGTGTCGAAACAGTACCCTTTCTTTCACCCAAGAATGCAGCATAAATATGTAAATTATTTCGTATATATATGTTATTCTGTCTCTTTCATtattccagtctatatctttggaggCACTTGTGGTACTTCTGCAAGACTGATAtcactgttcttcttcttcttcttcttcttcttcttcttctttttcttcttcttcatctccttGTTCACAGTCAACTCCTTCAAAATCATCTTCTTCATCGCCAACGTCACCATCAGAACCAAAAACTTTTTCTTCTCCTCCACCATCACTATCCCCTTGCATTTCGCCTTGTCGTTTCTCCTTCATCAAGTACTTCTCTTCCTGTTCTTGCATCAGTTCTTCCCTTCCTTCGCCAGCATCTTCTCCTTTATCAAATTCTTCCCTTGATCATTTCCCAGTCCGTCACCTCTTCCATTATTAGGATTATTTTAATTATATCTGCCCTTCCTTCATATCTTCATCTTTTATTGGCTCCTTCTCCTTCACTATAATCTCCTTCTCCTtccgttcttttttttcttttttgcttttggCAATGAATCTGCAGTTTATAATATTGTCACTTGCTACACTTTCACTTGTATCTTACAGGATACTGTCTACATTTTTACCTCAAACTAGGCGATTGCTAAGTTTTTGAACTTCCAATACAACCATATTTATTCAGCGAGAGGGCTCAACAGTTGAGACAGTGGAATCACAATAGGCAGGATTTGATTTCAAAACCCCGTCCCGtgagcctgatttaggtttctcgctGTCTCCATAAATAATTTCACGATACTTGTTCAGTCGGATTAGTGCTTGGCGTATGATCTCAATATTGGCGAAGCCATGTACTcgctttatttattttatcttcttattcttgtgCTGAAACCGACGAGCTGTGGACAATGTGAAAAAATTACTCAAAGGGGTTGTCCTTCTGAATTATGTTCCGTTCCCCATTTTTCCATTCTGCTGCTATTTTTCGTCCTGTATGAATTTTCTTAcagatttcctttctttttcttgtgaAACTTagaagttttgtttattttggtgcAAAGTTTTTCTCTGTTTTGAATATCTTCTTCAGTTACAGCACTCTCTTCTAATTCGTTTTAGTATCTTTGATCCACTGATTTTTGTCCTTTCGTTACTGAAATATTATGGAAAAATTTTTACTGTACTCCATTCTTTCCACATGCCCAAACAAACTGATCTGCCCTCTCCAGACTGCGAGGATTTGGCATTTTTTTATAGAGTTCTTTGTTATATCTTAATTTGTTGTTGCTATTTTCATACGAAGTGCACAGAATTTTTCGAAGAATGCTACTCTGTTTTTTCTCCGCTTttttttttctatgtcttcacCTTAAGTGTAGCAATGCACTTCGTTGCGTAGAGCGCTTACGGTTTGATAACTGTTCCATAGTGTATAATTTTCACATTATTGGATCTTAATTTTTATACTATAGGTATTCTTGGAGGGCTCTGTCTTCTGGGATCTGGCGTTGTTTGCTTCACTGGTCAGCCTACTAGTTTAATGATTTCTCTGAAGTACTCAAATTTTGTAAGATTCTTGATTTCTCAAAATCTGATTCTACGTTTCCTGCAGCACTAGCAGCACTAGTCACCCTTCAGTAGATCTGCTTCTTTGCTTGGAAATAAGAAATAAGTTGTCTGTTGTTACTcgtcttctgtccaaagactggtctgatgcagctgtccacgctattctatcctgcacaagccccttcatctctcCATAACTACCAGAACCTACATCTACTTGTACCTGCTAtctgtattcattccttggtctccctccaaAATTTTTATCGCTCACCATCGCCAAATAAaggattccttggtgcctcaggatgtgtcttatcaaGTGATCCTCTCTCTCTGTCAGCTTGTGCGGTAAATTTTTCCTCCAATGAGGTTAAGCACCTCCTCATTAGCggttcaatctacccatctaattttcagcattcttttgtgaaaccacatttcaaaagcttctgttctcttatttcctgttctgcttgacgtccatgtttcatttccgaacaaggctacacaccagacaaatatctttagaaaagccttcctaacatttaaagttgtatttgatgttaacaaattgatATTTTTCTTGTCACCACCAGTATACATCTTATATTTTCACTGCCTTGTTCCAAACAGCATGAAACACAACTTTTACTGCTGGGACTCACACAGTCCCATTTCCTAATGTGACCCCTCAGCATCGCCTGCTTTAATTCGACTTTATTCCATTACCTTTCTTTAGTTTTGTCGATGGTAACTATATAACCTCTTTTAAAACCGCTGTTTATTACTTTCAGCTATTCTTCCAACTCATTTGCCATCCCTGGCAGAATTACAACGCCATCAGCAAGTACTGTGAGCATATTCAGCCTTAAGGAATTGGCGTTCACCAGGGACTGGACTTTTAACGTCAATCTTAAACTCTTCTTTCTTGAAGATGAACGCTCCAAGATTAATAATGACATAATTAATACCAGTCCCCTATTCTTGTCCACATCCAAACTTCTGTTTCGCCTCTGAGAGTTTTGAGGTGGACTGGACACTGAACCTCAATCTCCAAACCATCGTTTGTGACTATTAATGTGTGAAGACCCAAAATGATGCATTGATTTCCGTCCCCTTTCGGAGTCAAAATTcgagcttctgctctgtctctGAGGTCTTCCTCATGGACTGTACCTTCAATCTTAATCACTTCACCTCCCTTGTAATGATTAACATGCCAAGTTCCATAATGACGTGACTAATTTTACTCGCACATCGTGATCCAGATTTGAGCTTCTGCTCCTTCTCTGACGACTTGAACTGGATTTTGAACCTTAATCTGCAtcccttccatattgacgatgaacttGCGAAGATAGAAAATTACGCAACTGGTTTCATTCCTCTATCTTCGTCCAAACCTGAATATCTGGTCCGTCTCTCAGAACTTCGCGCTGGACAAGAACTTGAACCTCAGCCTACAATAGTTCCTTCTTAACTATCACAGTCCCAAGCTTTAAGACCCTTCAGTTGTGGTGAGTTGCCTCGCACATTTTCCTGTAGCGTGCGAATCAAGAAAAGAAATCACACATTCTTCTGCTCCTTCTCTGACGACTTGGACTGGACGTTGAACCTCAATCTGCATCCCTGACGATGAATGTGCGAAGATAGGAAATTGCGCAACTGGTTTCATTCCTCTATCTTCGTCCAAACCTGAGTATTTGGTCCGTCATAGCCCAGCAATTCAAGTATCCTAACTGAAGTGAAGAACACACAACTTGCCTTATGCAGTACCTTTTTCCATACAGTTTTTATGTATCATCAGAACTATGTTTAAATCCACATACGGAACCGTTTTATAttcttttcatcagtcttctgacactaGTGAGGTCCATCACGATTTCCTCTCGcgtgccaatctcttcatttcgAAAGCAACTTATACACACCCAATGTATTCAATGTTTGTTATATGTACTCCtacctctgtctttccctacaactCTTACCCTCAATGAATGCTGTCATCCCACGTAAGTCTGATGTCTTCTAACGTATCCTATAGCGTTGTCTCTTCATCTACTTAGTGTTTTTCGGATATTCCTCATATGCTCACCGACTGTGAGGAGAACCAATTTgtctttttattttatctgttgacttaattttcattttctttctgtaatgcagtatctcaaatgcatcgattctctccTTTTTCGGTTTTCTTCGGTCCATGACTCACTTCTGTACACAAATTAAGACCTTCTTTGGACACAAGTAGACTTTTTTTGCCACTAATACTCTCatttgccatcccccccccccccacccttgctTCGCCCATCATGCGTTATTTTCCTTCTAAGGCAGCAAAATTTCTCGGCTTCGTCTATTACGTAGCCCTCGGTTTTCATGGTCAGTTTATCGCTATACTCATCCTCATCACTTAAGACTTTCTTGGCTTTCCTTTTAATCCGTATCCTATTCGGTAGACTGCTCATTCGCTTCAATCATTCTCGTAATTCTGAAGCCCTTTTCACATTGGAAACCAACAACATCAGTGAATCTTACAGTTGATATCCTTGCACCAGGAATTTCACCCTCAGCCCTGAACCTTCCTTTTAGCTCTGTCGTTTTTCTTCAAGGCGCAGGTTGAACAATAAAACAGGAAGACGACACCCTTGCATTACGCTGTTGTTAATCCGAGTATTTCGTACTTGGGCTTCCATTCTTAATCTTCGTTCTTAGTACCTGTACGTATTGTACATTTACCTTCGTCCCCTGTAATGTTAACTTATTCCAATATCTTGCACCTCTTTCCATTTCTGAACGTTTTTCTAGGCCAATAAATAGTGTGATATAGACGATGTATTGCAGAAGTATCGTGTGACTCCAAAGGTTCTATCTAGCAGAACATCCAGGTCCAATTCCGATTGAATGGTTTGGCTTGAGATATCAAAATATCCGCTAATGTATGAATCATACGAAAAGTCTATCATTAAGTAAAATTAGTTCTATTAAAGTGACCCTTGAGTAATGATTGGTTCTCTAATTGTTCTTACAAACCATTCATATTGACGtaatacaaactttacttttcataCTAGAAACCTGATAGTTTGTACATGTTCGCATTCCATGAAAGGCAAATGTGCACCTTTCATTCGACATATGTCCCGTTTGGGTAAATAATTTTCTGCTTTCTCATTTTCCCATGATGGagcacatagaataattttgcAGATAGAATGAGGTATACTGGACGACAGACTGTGTGGGATTATTTACATGCTCAGTAATAAAATATATCTAAGCAGACCTCCGAGACATTTGTTGAACAGTGAAGGCTTACGGTATTCTATGAGAACAGTCATATAGTGAGATCGTGAAACAGCTAAATCTGCACCGCTGTCCTTAATTTTTCCTGGAAGTAGAGACTTTACATGTTTATGGATACACAAATCCACATATCGAGAGAGGACTAGAGAAATAATAGTGAAATTTTATTTGCGTCAGATCTTATTATGGAGTGATAGATTTCGAAAGAAgtgaattttattaaataattaaagaaaaatacaCGGATAAAACCAACGGATGAAGCGTGATCAAAATTTGAAGCTGCAATAAAAATGTGGATTTCTATTAGGAAACGAAATCAGTTGTACGATTCACCATTAAAGACATCTAGTTATAAAAAAGCTGAACGCTCTACGTTAGGTTCCCCTTTGGTacgaatactttttttttctttttggactaACATTTTCGTATATTGTATATTTCTTAAGATATTTCGATGTTTCAAATCAGATGTAGAAACTCCAAAAACCCGCCAGAAAAGTACTGAAGCTCGTAATAGTACCATCATCCCCACAAAGTTATGGGTACTACATTTCTGCTCCTGGCTCGTTCACtttctgaagacaataacaacCACTTTTTGTCATAAACGTTAAAGAGACATTACACAAGTCCTCTATTCTTCGTCGTTTACTACATACACACATTAAAATTGCACGCTTCCTTGCTTACACATGCCAAACTTCTGAGCAAATAATGCGATAGTCCACAAAGGTAACATCCAGTAATTGTGCGTAATTCTTTTAAAAATCTTACCCGAAACGCTCACGGATACGATGACATCCGAAATCTCATCAAGTTCATTTAGAATACTAATTCGACATACTCctataaaatgtaaatattttgtcatGTCGTGTactctaatgtcatttctgtacTTATATCTAATGAGATGAACATGTGCATTGTACCATAGTAAAACAAGTGCGAAACTATTATTTTTCAACAAAAACGGTGTAATGAAGaacaatatgacaatgaaaaaaaaaaacagtttgtcaAAGTTCCTTTCCTTGTTACACTACAAGCACGATAGCAGCTCTGGACGAATTGTTTATAATACTCGATCGATAATGCAGGAAAGACGATGGTGAATTAGCTTTAATACAGCAATACTGTAGTGGTCAGATTTAAGTACCTGTAGTATATTAGTACCTGAAGGAATAGGGTAGACAGTGATTAGCTAACATGGCTGAGAGTGGACCAATGAGCCCAGTCCACTCCAGAACATGTTTAGCCAATCACTGCTGATGTTGTGTCAGACATGACATCGTTGTAGCCCAGATTAATTACCATTATCAGACATGTTACTCATTGCTTCAGTCTAGTGCTCAGCATTGTTAATAAGTACTCATATTCGTcactaacaataacaataattacgCGAGCTTAAATGAGAATGTGTGTTTGATGTTTGTACTTATATTTTATGTAGGGGTGTTAATAAGTGGTGCTTCATTCCTTTTGTAAGAGACGAGTAGAGCAGCAATAAAGGTAACAGTCCctttaatttatgttttattcatgTCAATGGCATATCCGTGTAAAGTATTGTTAAACAACAGAAGTCACTATAGACTAAAAACAGTGTACTTAATAAATGTAAACAGTGAATGTTGAGTGTCGAATATCCAGCAACAGTAAGAGGTATGAAAACTGAAACAGGGTCGTTACTTGTTTATAAGCTGGAGACTTTTAAAagatgaaattgtgcagaagttagcaTAGGACAGTGAATAAATCTGTGTTTGGTGTCAGCAATATTTATAATGCGCTTTAATTGTTTTCCAAACCAAGCAGAATAGGTGAGCTCAGACTAGTGGGTAGCAAAAGCACTTTTGCTCATCACGCCACTTTCTTTCTTTACAAAATGCTAATATGAGCAGAACTAGATTAATATTAAATGAAATTGCTATAAATGTCAAGAGAGTTAAAATTAGGAGCTCAAAATCTTGAAAAATCAGATACTGTGAAACTCTGTTAACTATTTAAATAGAATAGCATAGAATTATATCAAGAAAGCGTATTGCTTTTCATATGATAATTCTCTATTGAGACAGTTAATGTAAATTAATTGTATAATACAAATTTGTTGTTACAAGTTTCAAACACTTTATCCTAATACTAATTTGAGGGCtgtaattcttagaagattcattacATGTGAGATTAGTTAAATCTTAATTTCAAAATTTACCCATTCCTTATTATGACTGTACATCAGTTACCTAAGCAGTTTCCTTATAAACATGCTTCCTAACAAATAGTCCATCATAATTGTTTCTTGGAGAAATTTCAATACATTTATTTCTCATATTTTCATTTTGGTCAGAGGTATAACCCCAAAGTCTTCTTTCATTCAGACACATATATTTCAGATGTTAAGTAAAGTATTAGTTACTATGTAAAGTCGTATTTAATGATTACTTTATTTGGTCATTTAAACATAGTGTGTGTTAATTTAAAGTTGCAACCAAATCTCATCCCAAAGCTTTCAGCAAAGTGATGATATAAATAATGCATTTTATCTGCAGCAGAAGGATTTATGGGAAAACATTTTCTCATTCACAGATATATTGAAAATACTATTGTCTGTATACTGTGTATTGCTTGGATTTAAGTTCCCTTTTAAATGGATCTTAATTTCCATATACAATTTTTGTTATCAATTGTGGCATGATGACCAAAAGTCTGTTCAGATGCGACATAACATATCAATTTAGGCAATAACCCTGTTAGATGATCACCATATGTACTTAAGAATAATATAGAATGTTGTTTGTGTAAATGTAGTATATTCTCATTTTATAGAAGTTTAaccaagaaaaataaaaagtttttaaaatctCTTCATTATTTGCTTTATTTGTGCTTTACGTGAAACTAGCAGGTAAGTCTTTGAAGAAGATTCCTACAGAAATTGATATTGTATAAATCACAACACAGTTTTCAAATGAATCACACTGCTTCATTGCAGATACAACATGCAAGAATCAATAAAACACCTACAGGATCTACCTCCATGTGTTTAGCAACTAATGGACATTTATAATCAAAATTTCTAATCCAATTTCTATTCAAAATTGCTAATCCCCTCCTACATGTCACCATCATTTAGGTGTCTAGTTGTGCAAATGTGATTTCATAGCTGCGTCAAATTCAACTTTCTTCCCTTCTGTCATTTACATAATGACATGTTTATTATTGACAGGTTAATTTGGATTCTATCAACTCTTATTAGTAATGTTTCATTTATAAGTAGAAGTTTATATACATTATAACTACCATAACTATCATTACACCATCTAAATATTAGAATTGTTtttatgttgttaaatatatatgtTGTTTTTGGTCAAATGTACAGAAAGTATTGAGTTTAGCACCCAAGAtaatattttcactcttcagcagagtgtgtgctgatatgaagcttctggcagattaaaactgtgtgccagactgagttcaAGTTTAGCACCACTTGTAGCTCTGACAGCACAGTTTGTCGTTTATATTGCTGCAATTCATCCATAAGTGTATGTTGTGCACATGAATAGACACATTCCAAGAAAGAGAAATTACAACTTGTCTGTGATTGGTATACTCAATGTAATTTCCTTTGTAGCAGCTAAAACAGTAAATATTAGAATTTTATAGGTTCTCTAAAGGACAGCAATTATGTAATGAGATAAAAATTAAATATGGAGCTTAGATTATAAACGAGGCATGCACTGTCTCACTGTGGAACTGTGTACAGTCTCTTTGCAGTATCTAATTCTTATATACTGTTAACTGTTTTCTTATGACTCGAGacagaaaactgaaacactgctgaaatttgttGAACGGTTAATAGTACTATCAGCAGGGACAATGATGCCACTTCTTTCTTTAGACAACTGTTTTAAGTTATATGTACAAAAACGCTTCACAAATCATTATTCTTTACATCTAGATTCACAGTCTGAGAAAACTTGACAAATTAAGAACCTTTTTTGCACTGAAAAAACAAACAGCGGTGCGACGCTTACAATAGATAATTGTCAACTGTAACAACAAATGAAAATCACCATAAGATTATTTTACTATGAAAACTCTTTATTGGAAAGATACTTAAATATAAATATTGAAAACATAATAGAAAGTCGCAGCTTTAAATTCAGGAACTTCGGACTTCAAAGAAAATTGCGATACATTCATGAGAAACTAGTAATTGCCTTCAGTTtccctgtaa
The sequence above is drawn from the Schistocerca americana isolate TAMUIC-IGC-003095 chromosome 10, iqSchAmer2.1, whole genome shotgun sequence genome and encodes:
- the LOC124552325 gene encoding sodium/potassium/calcium exchanger 1-like produces the protein MTPEQSLQWSRRWSVERLECGALIKTDGGHAAAWRLRRPAHREEFDKGEDAGEGREELMQEQEEKYLMKEKRQGEMQGDSDGGGEEKVFGSDGDVGDEEDDFEGVDCEQGDEEEEKEEEEEEEEEEEQ